Proteins encoded together in one Diabrotica undecimpunctata isolate CICGRU chromosome 3, icDiaUnde3, whole genome shotgun sequence window:
- the LOC140436111 gene encoding uncharacterized protein: MKQVSQCTSGDRGVLVTTCSIICAGGYALPPAMVFPRVHFKEMMIQDAPAGTLGLAASSGWMNRELFPQVMEHFIKYSSSSCNNPCLLIMDNHESHLSMETLDLAKSNGVKILTLPPHCSNKMQPLDVAVFSSLKAHYNNAMQGWLLNHPDIPVNIFNVGSFVKISMKDQ; encoded by the coding sequence ATGAAACAGGTCTCTCAATGTACTAGTGGGGATAGAGGGGTTCTTGTAACGACCTGCAGTATCATTTGTGCTGGTGGTTATGCCTTACCTCCGGCCATGGTATTTCCCAGAGTTCATTTCAAGGAAATGATGATACAAGATGCTCCAGCTGGTACGTTGGGATTGGCTGCTTCTTCTGGATGGATGAACAGGGAATTATTTCCGCAAGTAATggaacattttataaaatattcttctAGTTCTTGTAACAACCCATGCCTTCTCATCATGGATAATCACGAGAGCCATTTGTCAATGGAAACCTTGGATCTTGCAAAGTCGAATGGGGTCAAAATATTGACACTACCTCCACACTGCTCAAACAAAATGCAGCCCTTAGATGTAGCAGTATTTTCATCGTTGAAGGCGCATTATAACAATGCCATGCAAGGTTGGCTTCTTAATCACCCTGATAttccagtaaatatttttaatgtcggAAGTTTTGTTAAAATTAGCATGAAAGATCAATGA